A region from the Curtobacterium sp. MCBA15_012 genome encodes:
- a CDS encoding response regulator transcription factor, whose protein sequence is MTDTDQDRRVAVVIEDDLDIRYLLEQVLTQAGYSTVSTGNGEDGVRAVLAHEPVVTTLDVSLPGIDGFEVARRIRASSSTYIVMISAMGDEIDVLQGLEAGADDYIVKPFRPRELRARLGAMLRRPRTVVETDGSAPAVRAVGAATPTAGALAAGVGAATPVSPVGSAPVAPEWVPAAAPAVEAAPAERVPDRGAEAAGAVVPTVPAAVTTPAQDEGTWVRHNGLAIDPEARLVQVDGTPVELTKTEFDLIATLVDSRRRVRSKADLALAIRNDAYVTTHYIGDADRRAVEVHMANLRRKLADDPNAPRFVVTVRGVGYRLTGPGDPGYVAE, encoded by the coding sequence ATGACCGACACCGACCAGGACCGACGGGTCGCGGTGGTGATCGAGGACGACCTCGACATCCGCTACCTGCTCGAGCAGGTGCTCACGCAGGCCGGCTACTCCACCGTCAGCACCGGGAACGGCGAGGACGGCGTCCGCGCGGTCCTCGCGCACGAGCCGGTCGTGACGACCCTGGACGTGTCGCTGCCGGGGATCGACGGCTTCGAGGTGGCCCGACGCATCCGGGCGTCGAGCAGCACCTACATCGTGATGATCTCGGCGATGGGCGACGAGATCGACGTGCTGCAGGGCCTGGAGGCCGGCGCCGACGACTACATCGTCAAGCCGTTCCGGCCGCGCGAGCTCCGCGCGCGGCTCGGGGCGATGCTCCGCCGACCGCGCACGGTCGTCGAGACCGACGGCTCCGCGCCTGCGGTCCGCGCGGTCGGTGCCGCGACACCGACGGCCGGGGCGCTCGCCGCGGGCGTCGGTGCGGCGACTCCGGTGTCGCCGGTCGGGTCCGCCCCGGTCGCACCCGAGTGGGTCCCCGCCGCCGCGCCCGCCGTCGAGGCCGCTCCTGCCGAGCGGGTACCGGACCGGGGTGCCGAGGCCGCGGGGGCCGTCGTGCCGACCGTCCCGGCGGCGGTCACCACCCCGGCGCAGGACGAGGGCACGTGGGTCCGGCACAACGGCCTCGCGATCGACCCGGAGGCGCGGCTCGTCCAGGTGGACGGCACGCCCGTCGAGCTGACCAAGACCGAGTTCGACCTGATCGCCACGCTCGTCGACTCCCGGCGTCGCGTGCGGTCGAAGGCGGACCTGGCGCTCGCGATCCGGAACGACGCGTACGTCACCACGCACTACATCGGCGACGCCGACCGCCGTGCGGTCGAGGTGCACATGGCCAACCTGCGCCGCAAGCTCGCCGACGACCCGAACGCGCCACGCTTCGTCGTGACGGTCCGGGGCGTCGGGTACCGCCTGACGGGCCCCGGGGACCCGGGGTACGTCGCGGAGTAG
- a CDS encoding glycosyltransferase family 2 protein, which produces MSTTQTAGTAASTPVRTSPSAEERLRYTRRHDPELAASVMDDLDALPEYRPSIGCVIPAYNEEETIGAVLRSLLEQTRLPDVVHVVINNTTDRSFDVAAEFAGPHRVERDGVEQRTEVYVHDIGENADKKVGALNYGFSLIEGCDYMLGVDGDTTADPEAVEWLAQEIVSDARIGGISAIYSIDDRPFRGVVPRFLIAGQRAQFAAFNMQNMLKGRNMAVLGGQFSIFSMRALHEVMEANHQGSPWVKDSEVEDSLLSLQVKSAGYLTKISARARADVGGMHTLRGLDAQQVKWNFGAIELMWPGQRGDTKGQPFHPNLRLRWLEHASMAMNFLTRVLFVLLLVASLSIHAFVFSPLWLVPPVVAVALNLRVVASMKHRTWRDVLFALLLVPAEVYMWIRLGHFLRAWTRFGSKKQTDNWAEQAKAERGSGNAHLAPVVIVLLVMAAAVFGWLQLDVVTQARILGSGWPVLAVITALQTLGMVGKLLRRQFGYKV; this is translated from the coding sequence TTGTCCACGACGCAGACCGCCGGCACCGCAGCCTCCACCCCCGTCCGCACCTCGCCCTCCGCCGAGGAGCGACTCCGGTACACCCGCCGCCACGACCCCGAGCTGGCCGCGTCGGTCATGGACGACCTCGACGCCCTCCCCGAGTACCGCCCGTCGATCGGCTGCGTCATCCCCGCGTACAACGAGGAGGAGACCATCGGCGCGGTCCTCCGCTCCCTGCTCGAGCAGACCCGCCTGCCCGACGTCGTGCACGTCGTCATCAACAACACGACCGACCGCTCCTTCGACGTCGCCGCCGAGTTCGCCGGCCCGCACCGCGTCGAGCGCGACGGGGTCGAACAGCGCACCGAGGTCTACGTGCACGACATCGGCGAGAACGCGGACAAGAAGGTCGGTGCGCTCAACTACGGCTTCAGCCTCATCGAGGGCTGCGACTACATGCTCGGCGTCGACGGCGACACCACGGCCGATCCTGAGGCCGTCGAGTGGCTCGCGCAGGAGATCGTCTCGGATGCGCGCATCGGCGGCATCTCCGCGATCTACTCGATCGACGACCGTCCCTTCCGCGGCGTCGTCCCGCGCTTCCTCATCGCCGGACAGCGCGCCCAGTTCGCCGCGTTCAACATGCAGAACATGCTCAAGGGCCGGAACATGGCGGTGCTCGGCGGGCAGTTCTCGATCTTCTCGATGCGCGCCCTGCACGAGGTCATGGAGGCGAACCACCAGGGCTCCCCGTGGGTGAAGGACAGCGAGGTCGAGGACTCGCTCCTGTCGCTCCAGGTGAAGAGCGCCGGCTACCTCACGAAGATCAGCGCCCGTGCCCGCGCCGACGTCGGCGGCATGCACACCCTCCGCGGCCTCGACGCCCAGCAGGTCAAGTGGAACTTCGGCGCCATCGAGCTCATGTGGCCCGGGCAGCGCGGCGACACGAAGGGGCAGCCGTTCCACCCGAACCTGCGGCTGCGGTGGCTCGAGCACGCGTCGATGGCGATGAACTTCCTCACCCGGGTGCTGTTCGTCCTGCTGCTCGTGGCGTCCCTGTCGATCCACGCCTTCGTCTTCAGTCCGCTCTGGCTCGTCCCGCCGGTCGTCGCGGTCGCGCTGAACCTGCGCGTCGTCGCGTCCATGAAGCACCGCACCTGGCGGGACGTCCTGTTCGCCCTGCTGCTCGTGCCCGCCGAGGTCTACATGTGGATCCGGCTCGGCCACTTCCTGCGCGCGTGGACCCGCTTCGGCAGCAAGAAGCAGACCGACAACTGGGCCGAGCAGGCCAAGGCCGAGCGCGGTTCGGGCAACGCCCACCTCGCCCCGGTCGTGATCGTCCTGCTCGTGATGGCCGCCGCGGTGTTCGGCTGGCTGCAGCTCGACGTCGTCACGCAGGCGCGCATCCTGGGCTCCGGCTGGCCCGTCCTCGCCGTCATCACGGCACTGCAGACCCTCGGGATGGTCGGCAAGCTGCTCCGCCGCCAGTTCGGGTACAAGGTCTGA
- a CDS encoding cell wall metabolism sensor histidine kinase WalK — MRNRVGRDERAGLRAFRNQFAVVAGIMPVIAFVLVVDRDEVGVLATVGTALPLVALAVTAAAPPRVDPRWFAAVLAADVAGIALIRGDVPTIGVSALFVLPAIWSGYAFGFRGASLTAVVAIGLLWVGAPGEWAVVDAEDTARLVSLPLVIAAVSGTSSVLARRGKARQQLLLGQAALLHTRLAEVTAREEAVRAVLDSVDFDVLAFDPEGRTTVDNAGRGGAALLDLAARGGSTDLDTLVQRTVDGTELDGELVSVRREDGSVRTYTVSTRLLPDAAGAEGGAGGVLVARDVTAERAALQAREDLVASVSHELRTPTTAVLGSVELAREVEGLPPAAERMLDVASRNAERLVELVGGILQAAREDRVDLVPAPFDLLDVVGAAVEAAEPAARVAGVELRTTPTEAPVRVVADAFRIRQVVDNLVSNAVKYNRDGGWVEIGAHAVGDKVWLIVRDDGIGIADGDQDHLFERFFRAESVRRTGVHGTGLGLAISRQIARRHGGDLVVTSALGEGTTVTMTIPAAPPATTTRGARA, encoded by the coding sequence ATGCGGAATCGTGTCGGCCGTGACGAGCGTGCGGGACTCCGGGCATTCCGGAACCAGTTCGCCGTGGTCGCCGGGATCATGCCCGTCATCGCGTTCGTCCTCGTGGTCGACCGCGACGAGGTCGGCGTGCTGGCGACCGTCGGGACCGCGCTCCCCCTCGTCGCCCTCGCCGTGACGGCCGCCGCGCCGCCGAGGGTCGACCCGCGGTGGTTCGCCGCCGTGCTCGCCGCCGACGTCGCCGGGATCGCGCTCATCCGCGGTGACGTCCCGACGATCGGCGTGAGTGCGCTGTTCGTCCTGCCGGCGATCTGGTCGGGCTACGCCTTCGGGTTCCGCGGCGCCTCGCTCACGGCGGTCGTCGCGATCGGCCTGCTCTGGGTCGGTGCCCCCGGCGAGTGGGCCGTCGTCGACGCCGAGGACACCGCTCGGCTGGTCTCCCTGCCGCTCGTGATCGCGGCGGTCAGCGGGACGTCGTCCGTCCTCGCCCGACGGGGCAAGGCGCGGCAGCAGCTCCTGCTCGGGCAGGCCGCGCTGCTGCACACCCGGCTCGCCGAGGTGACCGCCCGCGAGGAGGCCGTCCGTGCCGTGCTCGACTCGGTCGACTTCGACGTGCTCGCGTTCGACCCCGAGGGGCGCACCACCGTCGACAACGCCGGCCGCGGCGGAGCGGCCCTGCTCGACCTGGCCGCGCGCGGCGGGAGCACCGACCTCGACACCCTCGTGCAGCGCACGGTCGACGGCACCGAGCTCGACGGCGAGCTCGTGTCGGTCCGCCGCGAGGACGGCTCCGTACGGACCTACACCGTGAGCACGCGCCTGCTCCCCGACGCGGCCGGGGCCGAGGGCGGCGCGGGCGGGGTGCTCGTCGCGCGGGACGTCACCGCCGAACGTGCGGCGTTGCAGGCGCGCGAGGACCTGGTCGCGTCGGTCTCCCACGAACTCCGGACCCCGACGACCGCGGTCCTCGGCTCGGTCGAGCTCGCCCGCGAGGTCGAGGGCCTGCCGCCCGCCGCCGAACGCATGCTCGACGTGGCGTCGCGGAACGCCGAACGCCTGGTCGAGCTCGTCGGGGGCATCCTGCAGGCCGCGCGCGAGGACCGGGTGGACCTGGTGCCCGCGCCGTTCGACCTGCTCGACGTCGTCGGCGCCGCCGTCGAGGCCGCCGAGCCCGCGGCGCGCGTGGCCGGGGTCGAACTCCGGACCACGCCGACCGAGGCGCCCGTCCGGGTCGTCGCCGACGCGTTCCGGATCCGGCAGGTCGTCGACAACCTCGTGAGCAACGCGGTGAAGTACAACCGGGACGGCGGGTGGGTCGAGATCGGCGCGCACGCCGTCGGCGACAAGGTGTGGTTGATCGTGCGGGACGACGGGATCGGCATCGCGGACGGCGACCAGGACCACCTGTTCGAACGGTTCTTCCGCGCCGAGAGTGTCCGCCGCACCGGGGTCCACGGCACCGGGCTCGGGCTCGCCATCAGCCGGCAGATCGCCCGACGGCACGGCGGCGACCTCGTGGTGACGAGCGCACTCGGCGAGGGCACGACCGTGACCATGACGATCCCGGCGGCACCGCCGGCGACCACGACGAGGGGAGCCCGCGCGTGA
- the mtnN gene encoding 5'-methylthioadenosine/S-adenosylhomocysteine nucleosidase: MHQEQGPVAVVIAAMSEELAAVATLLGGVVIDDGPVGGHDRHHLLDVGGRVVALRRSGIGFTNATAAVAHCYHDFGAVPVLSVGTAGGLMRGIAIGDVVVGDHYVNVNADATAFGYALGQVPGMPPRYAPDARMVALATGSGADYRIRPATIGSSEVFVTEGRARLLRDAFPDVAAVDMESAAIAQFAHVHDMPFVSIRGISDLCAPDGDEFKEHLDDAAARSARVAHDVLTGLAA; the protein is encoded by the coding sequence GTGCACCAGGAGCAGGGACCCGTCGCCGTCGTGATCGCCGCCATGAGCGAGGAGCTCGCGGCCGTCGCCACCCTGCTCGGCGGTGTCGTGATCGACGACGGGCCCGTCGGCGGCCACGACCGGCACCACCTGCTCGACGTGGGCGGCCGCGTGGTCGCCCTGCGACGCAGCGGCATCGGCTTCACGAACGCGACCGCCGCCGTCGCGCACTGCTACCACGACTTCGGCGCCGTCCCCGTGCTCAGCGTGGGCACCGCGGGCGGCCTCATGCGTGGCATCGCGATCGGGGACGTCGTGGTCGGCGACCACTACGTCAACGTGAACGCGGACGCCACGGCGTTCGGCTACGCGCTCGGCCAGGTGCCCGGCATGCCGCCGCGGTACGCGCCCGACGCACGCATGGTCGCGCTCGCGACCGGCTCGGGCGCCGACTACCGGATCCGACCGGCGACCATCGGGTCGAGCGAGGTCTTCGTGACCGAGGGCCGCGCCCGCCTGCTCCGGGACGCCTTCCCCGACGTCGCCGCCGTCGACATGGAGTCCGCCGCGATCGCGCAGTTCGCGCACGTACACGACATGCCGTTCGTCTCGATCCGCGGGATCAGCGACCTCTGCGCCCCCGACGGCGACGAGTTCAAGGAGCACCTGGACGACGCGGCGGCGCGCTCGGCGCGCGTCGCGCACGACGTGCTCACCGGCCTGGCGGCCTGA
- a CDS encoding potassium transporter Kup, with product MTETRSQSHATATVDDGTHGPSKSVAALALAALGVVFGDIGTSPLYALRTVFTIDGGIVKATQEDVYGVISIMFWSVTVVVSIKYVLVLMRADNNGEGGVMALAALARRLYAKRRGGATIFLVIGIIGVSLFYGDSVITPAVSVLSAVEGLSTAAPSVEHLIVPIAAVILVLLFVVQRFGTGKVGNLFGPVMLLWFAVIAIAGVPHIIAHPGVLQGLSPTWAIAFLIAHPYITFVAMGAVVLVITGAEALYADMGHFGRTPILRAWFFVVFPALVLNYLGQASLVLEDPSTAKDPFFLLFPDGLRLPVVVLATAATVIASQAVISGAFSLTRQAVQLGLLPPLTIRQTSRQEGGQIYLPAVNLLLFIGVMAIMLAFRSSASLATAYGVSVTGALVVDTLLLLLVVKPLWQWKTWKLVTAAVVFGGLELTFLAGNLSKIVHGGWVPLLIALAVITLMTTWRRGRQLVQDERKEREGSLAEFIERVNTKHIPRVEGIAIFPHPNKETTPLALRANVEHNHVMHRTVLIVSVLTANVPHVPHAKAFTRDDLGYEDDGIDHITVKFGFSDDQDLPRALHAACLAEVLDIEPDAMQHASYFISRGALRPQPGNRGMARWRKKLFVGLAHNAADPAARFGLPAQRTVTMGSDVEL from the coding sequence GTGACCGAGACACGCTCACAGTCGCACGCCACGGCCACCGTGGACGACGGCACGCACGGACCCTCGAAGAGCGTCGCGGCGCTCGCGCTCGCCGCCCTCGGTGTCGTCTTCGGCGACATCGGCACGAGCCCGCTGTACGCGCTGCGCACCGTGTTCACCATCGACGGCGGCATCGTCAAGGCCACGCAGGAGGACGTCTACGGCGTCATCTCGATCATGTTCTGGAGCGTCACGGTCGTCGTGTCGATCAAGTACGTGCTCGTCCTCATGCGCGCCGACAACAACGGCGAGGGTGGCGTGATGGCGCTCGCCGCCCTGGCCCGCCGCCTCTACGCGAAGCGCCGAGGGGGCGCGACGATCTTCCTGGTCATCGGGATCATCGGCGTCTCGCTGTTCTACGGCGACTCCGTCATCACGCCGGCCGTCTCGGTGCTGTCCGCGGTCGAGGGCCTGTCCACCGCAGCCCCGTCGGTGGAGCACCTCATCGTCCCGATCGCCGCGGTGATCCTCGTCCTGTTGTTCGTGGTGCAGCGGTTCGGCACGGGCAAGGTCGGCAACCTGTTCGGCCCCGTGATGCTCCTGTGGTTCGCCGTGATCGCGATCGCCGGGGTGCCGCACATCATCGCCCACCCGGGCGTCCTGCAGGGGCTCTCGCCGACCTGGGCGATCGCGTTCCTCATCGCGCACCCGTACATCACGTTCGTCGCGATGGGGGCCGTGGTGCTCGTCATCACGGGTGCCGAGGCGCTGTACGCCGACATGGGGCACTTCGGCCGCACCCCGATCCTGCGGGCCTGGTTCTTCGTCGTGTTCCCGGCGCTCGTGCTGAACTACCTCGGCCAGGCGTCGCTCGTGCTCGAGGACCCGTCCACCGCGAAGGACCCGTTCTTCCTGCTGTTCCCGGACGGACTGCGGCTCCCGGTCGTGGTGCTCGCGACCGCCGCCACCGTGATCGCCAGCCAGGCCGTCATCTCCGGGGCGTTCTCGCTCACCCGCCAGGCCGTGCAGCTCGGGCTGCTGCCGCCGCTGACGATCCGGCAGACCTCGCGGCAGGAGGGCGGTCAGATCTACCTGCCGGCGGTCAACCTGCTGCTGTTCATCGGCGTCATGGCGATCATGCTCGCGTTCCGGTCCTCGGCGAGCCTGGCCACCGCGTACGGGGTGTCCGTCACCGGCGCGCTCGTCGTCGACACGCTCCTGCTGCTGCTCGTGGTGAAGCCGCTCTGGCAGTGGAAGACCTGGAAGCTCGTGACGGCCGCCGTCGTGTTCGGTGGACTCGAGCTGACCTTCCTCGCCGGCAACCTGTCGAAGATCGTGCACGGCGGATGGGTGCCGCTCCTCATCGCGCTGGCCGTCATCACGCTGATGACGACGTGGCGCCGCGGTCGGCAGCTCGTGCAGGACGAGCGCAAGGAGCGTGAGGGGTCCCTCGCCGAGTTCATCGAGCGGGTGAACACGAAGCACATCCCGCGGGTCGAGGGGATCGCGATCTTCCCGCACCCGAACAAGGAGACGACCCCGCTCGCGCTCCGGGCCAACGTCGAGCACAACCACGTCATGCACCGCACCGTGCTCATCGTGTCCGTGCTGACCGCCAACGTGCCGCACGTCCCGCACGCCAAGGCCTTCACGCGCGACGACCTCGGCTACGAGGACGACGGCATCGACCACATCACCGTGAAGTTCGGCTTCTCGGACGACCAGGACCTGCCCCGCGCCCTGCACGCCGCGTGCCTGGCCGAGGTGCTCGACATCGAGCCGGACGCGATGCAGCACGCGTCGTACTTCATCTCGCGCGGTGCGCTCCGGCCGCAGCCCGGCAACCGGGGGATGGCGCGCTGGCGGAAGAAGCTGTTCGTCGGGCTCGCGCACAACGCCGCCGACCCGGCCGCCCGCTTCGGCCTGCCGGCGCAGCGCACGGTGACGATGGGGAGCGACGTCGAGCTCTGA
- a CDS encoding DUF808 domain-containing protein, producing the protein MSVGLLAVVDDILSAALKASAKTAGVVIDDAAVTPQYVQGLQPARELPVVGRIALGSLFNKFVIIIPLALLLSAFAPWVLPWLLVLGGTYLCFEGAEKVTEWFGVHHDAGHAEEQPTSEPKLVFGAIRTDLILSTEIMLIALASLDTDMAFWPKVGALALIGAGMTALVYGAVALLVKVDDVGLSMMKHPVRRTRRAGARIVRAMPGVFRFISIVGTVAMLWVGGHLVIANLAETLWSGPYDLLHVVEHAVEAAGPVVTWIVDTAVSAVFGLVLGMVVVGIVLGIGRLRGRGQH; encoded by the coding sequence ATGTCTGTCGGGTTGCTCGCCGTCGTGGACGACATCCTGTCCGCCGCCCTCAAGGCCAGCGCGAAGACCGCCGGCGTGGTCATCGACGACGCGGCCGTCACGCCGCAGTACGTCCAGGGGCTGCAGCCGGCGCGCGAACTGCCCGTGGTCGGCCGGATCGCCCTCGGCAGCCTGTTCAACAAGTTCGTCATCATCATCCCGCTGGCGCTCCTGCTCTCGGCGTTCGCGCCGTGGGTGCTGCCGTGGCTGCTCGTGCTCGGCGGCACGTACCTGTGCTTCGAGGGCGCCGAGAAGGTCACCGAGTGGTTCGGCGTGCACCACGACGCCGGGCACGCCGAGGAGCAGCCGACCTCGGAGCCGAAGCTCGTGTTCGGGGCGATCCGCACCGACCTGATCCTCAGCACCGAGATCATGCTCATCGCGCTCGCCAGCCTCGACACCGACATGGCGTTCTGGCCGAAGGTCGGGGCGCTCGCGCTCATCGGAGCCGGCATGACCGCGCTCGTCTACGGTGCGGTGGCGCTGCTCGTGAAGGTCGACGACGTCGGGCTGTCGATGATGAAGCACCCGGTCCGCCGCACCCGGCGGGCCGGCGCCCGCATCGTCCGCGCCATGCCGGGCGTCTTCCGGTTCATCAGCATCGTCGGCACCGTCGCGATGCTCTGGGTCGGCGGGCACCTGGTGATCGCGAACCTCGCCGAGACGCTCTGGTCCGGTCCGTACGACCTGCTCCACGTGGTCGAGCACGCCGTCGAGGCCGCCGGACCGGTCGTGACGTGGATCGTCGACACCGCGGTGTCCGCCGTGTTCGGGCTCGTGCTCGGCATGGTCGTCGTCGGGATCGTGCTCGGCATCGGCCGTCTCCGCGGACGCGGGCAGCACTGA
- a CDS encoding VOC family protein — translation MDTSGPAPYFLLPGTARTALERWQRVFGGELRIATYGDFSREDGPADAVAHGELVGDVHVFAADAGGDDRPFAATGLLFSLLGAADPEVLRRWFAALADGGAVVDDLQERPWGDWDGTVRDAFGVTWLIGFEASALR, via the coding sequence ATGGACACGAGCGGACCGGCGCCGTACTTCCTGCTCCCGGGCACGGCGCGCACAGCACTGGAACGGTGGCAGCGCGTCTTCGGGGGCGAGCTGCGGATCGCGACCTACGGCGACTTCTCCCGCGAGGACGGCCCTGCGGACGCGGTCGCGCACGGCGAACTCGTCGGCGACGTGCACGTGTTCGCCGCGGACGCGGGCGGCGACGATCGGCCATTCGCCGCGACCGGCCTGCTCTTCTCGCTCCTCGGCGCCGCGGACCCCGAGGTCCTGCGTCGGTGGTTCGCCGCCCTGGCCGACGGCGGCGCGGTGGTCGACGACCTGCAGGAGCGGCCGTGGGGCGACTGGGACGGCACCGTCCGCGACGCGTTCGGCGTCACGTGGTTGATCGGGTTCGAGGCGTCCGCGCTGCGGTGA